A region of Natribaculum luteum DNA encodes the following proteins:
- a CDS encoding universal stress protein, producing MVDPDRVLVPTLGRPREEEALEYALENFPDADVTVLAVVTPLDAPLSEGGVLERHDERTAQTRERAAALVESVDAADRVRIVTAEGRPGTVVPRFATEGGFDHVVVRGRESSWLLRRVLGRGIAATLVDRTPVPVTVLE from the coding sequence ATGGTCGATCCGGACCGTGTCCTCGTTCCCACGCTCGGCCGCCCCCGCGAGGAGGAGGCACTCGAGTACGCACTCGAGAACTTTCCCGACGCCGACGTGACGGTGCTGGCCGTCGTCACGCCGCTCGACGCGCCGCTGAGCGAGGGCGGTGTCCTCGAGCGACACGACGAACGGACCGCACAGACGCGAGAGCGTGCGGCGGCACTCGTCGAGTCGGTCGACGCCGCCGACCGCGTGCGAATCGTCACGGCCGAGGGACGGCCCGGGACCGTCGTCCCGCGGTTCGCCACCGAGGGCGGGTTCGATCACGTCGTCGTGCGCGGGCGGGAGTCGTCGTGGCTCCTCCGTCGGGTTCTCGGCCGCGGGATCGCGGCGACCCTCGTCGACCGGACGCCGGTTCCCGTGACGGTACTCGAGTGA
- a CDS encoding ATP-dependent DNA helicase, with protein sequence MNVEELSGLPPGAVSHFQDEGIEELYPPQAAAVESGILKGENLVAAVPTASGKTMIAALSMLSAIERGGKALYIVPLRALASEKKAEFEAYEEFGVTVGVTTGNYESTSEWLATKDVIVATSEKVDSLVRNGADWLSDLTCVVSDEVHLIDDRNRGPTLEVTLAKLRKLNPTLQVVALSATVGNADEIATWLDAELVDTDWRPIDLRSGVHYGNALHFDDGETREVPVEGGEKQEAALVRDILDEGGSSLAFVNSRRNAEAAARRLSNVTSRVLTDGERADLAELAEEIRDVSDTETSDDLADCVERGAAFHHAGLAGEHRSLVEDAFRDRLLKVIAATPTLAAGVNTPARRVIVRDWRRFDPSAGGMTPLNVLEVHQMMGRAGRPGLDPYGEAVLLSNSHDEMDELFDRYVWADPEPVRSKLAAEPALRTHVLATIASGFARTRTGLLEFMAETLYASQSTESGRLETVTDSVLQYLEANDFVERETTDDDAGAFTSAADLAGDGDDVELRATSLGHTVSRLYLDPMSAAEIVHGLESADERPTALGLYQLVSRTPDMYELYLRSGEDDEYAELFYQREDELLGDGPSEYEDARFEDWLAALKTGKLLADWANETDEDRLTDRYGIGPGDLRGKVDTAEWLLGAAESLAAEVGSEWTAAVREARARVEHGVGEELLELVSVRGVGRKRARQLYDVGIETPADLREADKRVVLDALKGKKTAETILENAGRENPSMDGVEELPDEDDGFERARDAESTDGQEDEPAESQSSLGDF encoded by the coding sequence ATGAACGTCGAGGAGCTGTCGGGGCTGCCGCCCGGGGCCGTCTCGCACTTCCAGGACGAGGGGATCGAGGAGCTCTACCCGCCACAGGCCGCGGCGGTCGAGTCGGGGATCCTCAAGGGCGAGAACCTCGTCGCCGCCGTGCCGACGGCGAGCGGCAAGACGATGATCGCCGCCCTCTCGATGCTCTCGGCGATCGAACGCGGCGGAAAGGCGCTGTACATCGTCCCGCTGCGAGCGCTCGCCAGCGAGAAAAAAGCCGAGTTCGAGGCCTACGAGGAGTTCGGCGTGACCGTCGGCGTCACGACGGGCAACTACGAGTCGACGAGCGAGTGGCTCGCCACCAAGGACGTGATCGTCGCCACGAGCGAGAAAGTCGACTCGCTCGTTCGAAACGGCGCGGACTGGCTCTCCGACCTCACCTGCGTCGTCAGCGACGAGGTCCACCTCATCGACGACCGCAACCGGGGACCGACGCTCGAGGTCACGCTCGCGAAGCTCCGGAAGCTCAACCCCACCTTGCAGGTGGTCGCCCTCTCGGCGACCGTCGGTAACGCAGACGAGATCGCGACGTGGCTCGACGCGGAACTCGTCGACACCGACTGGCGACCGATCGACCTCCGAAGCGGCGTCCACTACGGCAACGCGTTGCACTTCGACGACGGAGAGACGCGAGAAGTGCCCGTCGAGGGTGGGGAGAAGCAGGAAGCCGCACTCGTTCGCGACATCCTCGACGAGGGCGGCTCGTCGCTCGCTTTCGTCAACTCCCGGCGCAACGCGGAAGCGGCAGCGCGGCGACTCTCGAACGTCACCTCGCGGGTACTCACCGACGGCGAACGGGCCGACCTCGCCGAGTTGGCCGAGGAGATCCGCGACGTGAGCGATACGGAAACCAGCGACGACCTCGCCGACTGCGTCGAACGTGGGGCCGCCTTCCACCACGCCGGACTCGCCGGCGAACACCGCTCGCTCGTCGAGGACGCCTTCCGCGACCGCCTGCTCAAGGTGATCGCCGCCACGCCGACGCTCGCCGCCGGGGTGAACACGCCCGCCCGCCGCGTGATCGTCCGCGACTGGCGGCGGTTCGACCCCAGCGCGGGCGGCATGACGCCACTGAACGTCCTCGAGGTCCACCAGATGATGGGACGGGCGGGCCGTCCCGGCCTCGATCCCTACGGCGAGGCCGTGTTGCTTTCCAACAGTCACGACGAGATGGACGAGCTGTTCGACCGCTACGTCTGGGCCGACCCCGAGCCCGTCCGCTCGAAACTCGCGGCCGAACCCGCACTCCGGACACACGTCCTCGCGACGATCGCCTCCGGCTTCGCCCGCACCCGCACGGGCCTGCTCGAGTTCATGGCGGAGACGCTCTACGCGAGCCAGTCGACCGAGTCCGGACGGTTAGAGACCGTGACCGACAGCGTCTTGCAATACCTCGAGGCCAACGACTTCGTCGAGCGCGAGACGACGGACGACGACGCGGGCGCGTTCACGTCCGCGGCCGACCTCGCCGGAGACGGCGACGACGTCGAACTCCGGGCGACGAGTCTCGGCCACACCGTCTCGCGGCTCTACCTCGATCCGATGAGCGCCGCCGAGATCGTCCACGGCCTCGAGTCGGCCGACGAGCGTCCGACCGCACTCGGGCTCTACCAGCTGGTCTCGCGAACGCCGGACATGTACGAGCTCTACTTGCGCTCGGGCGAGGACGACGAGTACGCGGAACTGTTCTACCAGCGCGAGGACGAACTGCTCGGCGACGGGCCCAGCGAGTACGAAGACGCCCGCTTCGAGGACTGGCTCGCCGCGCTCAAGACGGGCAAACTGCTCGCAGACTGGGCGAACGAGACCGACGAGGACCGGCTCACCGACCGCTACGGAATCGGCCCCGGAGACCTCCGCGGGAAGGTCGACACCGCCGAGTGGCTGCTCGGGGCGGCGGAGTCGCTCGCCGCCGAGGTCGGGAGCGAGTGGACCGCTGCCGTCCGCGAGGCACGAGCGCGGGTCGAACACGGCGTCGGCGAGGAACTGCTCGAGCTCGTCTCGGTCCGCGGCGTCGGACGCAAGCGCGCCCGCCAGCTCTACGACGTCGGTATCGAGACGCCCGCCGATCTCCGGGAGGCCGACAAGCGCGTCGTCCTCGACGCCCTGAAAGGGAAGAAGACCGCGGAGACGATTCTCGAGAACGCCGGCCGCGAGAACCCGTCGATGGACGGCGTCGAGGAACTACCCGACGAAGACGACGGGTTCGAACGAGCGCGGGACGCCGAGTCGACGGACGGCCAGGAAGACGAACCGGCCGAGAGCCAGTCCAGCCTGGGTGATTTCTGA
- the cgi121 gene encoding KEOPS complex subunit Cgi121 — MELLEGRLEIDDLDGFVAQLGEIGDDHDVTIQAFDARYVADARHLERAVELADRAIERGENVARDRAVEILLYAAGRRQIDDALEMGVSTGENRVVVLVDGDDEVGALADLEALVEPEPTLGEYDEELLCSFFDVTEAEREATWASLGDLVRERVALLEVEK, encoded by the coding sequence ATGGAGCTACTCGAGGGCCGACTCGAAATCGACGACCTCGACGGCTTCGTCGCCCAGCTGGGCGAGATCGGCGACGACCACGACGTGACGATCCAGGCGTTCGACGCCCGCTACGTCGCCGACGCCCGCCACCTCGAACGGGCCGTCGAACTGGCAGACCGGGCGATCGAGCGCGGGGAGAACGTCGCTCGCGATCGGGCCGTCGAGATCCTGCTGTACGCCGCCGGCCGCAGGCAGATCGACGACGCACTCGAGATGGGCGTCTCGACGGGCGAGAACCGCGTCGTCGTCCTGGTCGACGGTGACGACGAGGTGGGCGCGCTCGCAGACCTCGAGGCGCTCGTCGAACCCGAGCCGACGCTCGGCGAGTACGACGAGGAGCTGCTGTGTTCGTTCTTCGACGTCACCGAGGCCGAGCGCGAGGCGACCTGGGCGAGTCTCGGAGACCTCGTCCGCGAGCGCGTGGCGTTGCTCGAGGTCGAGAAGTGA
- a CDS encoding GNAT family N-acetyltransferase, with translation MPGAVFLEGEVVELRTIECEDAEFLQKLVNDPRVRRHIGAGAPLNGVQEREWIDSLGESDKVRLLIAVDGEPVGSIGLDAPNDVWGTTELGYMVDPDHWGQGYATDAVSQVCRYAFAQRRLDKVYACVYETNPASRRVLEKAGFTEEGRLRNEAFVEGERVDVHRYGLLADEWTG, from the coding sequence ATGCCAGGTGCAGTCTTTCTCGAGGGGGAGGTCGTCGAACTGCGGACGATCGAGTGCGAAGACGCCGAGTTCCTGCAGAAACTCGTCAACGATCCTCGGGTTCGCCGTCACATCGGCGCAGGAGCGCCGCTAAACGGAGTGCAAGAGCGCGAGTGGATCGACTCTCTCGGCGAGTCGGACAAGGTTCGGCTCCTGATCGCCGTCGACGGTGAACCGGTCGGGTCTATCGGACTCGACGCGCCGAACGACGTCTGGGGGACGACCGAACTCGGCTACATGGTCGATCCGGATCACTGGGGGCAGGGCTACGCGACGGACGCAGTTTCGCAGGTGTGTCGCTACGCGTTCGCACAGCGGCGGCTCGACAAGGTGTACGCCTGCGTGTACGAGACCAACCCCGCCTCGCGTCGCGTCCTCGAGAAGGCGGGTTTCACCGAGGAGGGACGGCTCCGAAACGAGGCGTTCGTCGAGGGCGAACGCGTCGACGTCCACCGGTACGGACTGCTGGCCGACGAGTGGACCGGCTGA
- a CDS encoding NADH:flavin oxidoreductase has translation MATLEDPLEVGGVEIPNRLYRAPLLECAGNGPDAVETLIDDLEPAAESGVGLVCQGATIVRGDGGCAAPGMTRVHDPAFVARLERLTDRIHDHGGRIFLQLEHGGLRSMETWHADYRRAHPDLEQLAVSRPPWPLRLLDRLGFLHYNVHVLSTDEVYELAADFGRSAAYAVDAGYDGIHIAGANMGIVQQFLSPFYNRREDEFGGSPEARLRFLAVVHDEIRERAGDVPLITKVPAETPAPPVIRRKLSLEDGVEIARRLEKIGYDAVVPVQTSVTWDMSIVRGKYPKRAWANEGLREGYDAAFGGPWRTRLVAAANRLQSLQYGTEPAWNEAFCRRVREAVSIPVFAEGGIRERAQMDRLLGAGARDPACDAVGMARPFYAEPRLGTRLLETTASRVLCESCNNCTVPQVTGAPGMCRTPSVLRKRGELERAGAYDQGSQS, from the coding sequence ATGGCCACGCTCGAGGACCCGCTCGAGGTCGGCGGCGTCGAGATCCCGAACCGACTGTATCGCGCGCCGTTGCTCGAGTGTGCGGGCAACGGTCCGGACGCCGTCGAGACGCTGATCGACGACCTCGAGCCGGCGGCCGAATCGGGCGTCGGACTCGTCTGTCAGGGAGCGACGATCGTCCGCGGCGACGGCGGCTGTGCCGCGCCGGGGATGACGCGGGTCCACGACCCGGCGTTCGTCGCCCGCCTCGAGCGGCTGACCGACCGGATCCACGACCACGGGGGACGGATCTTCCTGCAACTCGAGCACGGGGGGCTGCGGAGCATGGAAACCTGGCACGCCGACTATCGTCGAGCGCATCCGGACCTCGAGCAACTGGCCGTCTCGCGGCCGCCGTGGCCGCTTCGACTGCTGGATCGCCTGGGGTTCTTGCACTACAACGTGCACGTCCTCTCGACCGACGAGGTGTACGAACTGGCGGCCGACTTCGGGCGATCGGCGGCGTACGCGGTCGACGCGGGCTACGACGGGATTCACATCGCTGGGGCGAACATGGGCATCGTCCAGCAGTTCCTCTCACCCTTTTACAACCGTCGCGAGGACGAGTTCGGCGGCTCGCCCGAGGCCCGCCTGCGATTTCTCGCGGTCGTCCACGACGAGATCCGCGAGCGGGCGGGCGACGTCCCGCTGATAACGAAAGTGCCCGCCGAAACGCCCGCGCCGCCCGTAATCCGGCGGAAACTGTCGCTCGAGGACGGCGTCGAGATCGCTCGCCGACTCGAGAAGATCGGTTACGACGCGGTCGTTCCCGTACAGACGTCCGTCACGTGGGACATGAGCATCGTCCGCGGGAAGTACCCGAAGCGGGCCTGGGCGAACGAGGGGCTGCGAGAGGGATACGACGCGGCCTTCGGCGGCCCGTGGCGAACCCGACTCGTGGCCGCGGCGAATCGACTCCAGTCGCTGCAGTACGGAACCGAACCGGCGTGGAACGAGGCGTTCTGCCGGCGCGTCCGCGAGGCGGTGTCGATCCCCGTGTTCGCCGAGGGCGGCATCCGCGAGCGAGCACAGATGGATCGACTGCTCGGCGCGGGCGCGAGGGACCCGGCCTGCGACGCCGTCGGCATGGCCCGGCCGTTCTACGCCGAACCGCGACTCGGCACCCGACTGCTCGAGACGACGGCGTCGCGGGTCCTCTGTGAAAGCTGTAACAACTGCACCGTACCGCAGGTGACCGGCGCGCCGGGGATGTGCCGGACGCCGTCGGTGCTGCGAAAGCGCGGCGAACTCGAGCGCGCAGGCGCATACGACCAGGGATCGCAGTCGTGA
- a CDS encoding IMP cyclohydrolase: MYVGRFLVVGPEAGAYRVSSRSFPNRQITARDDALTVSPTEDAPPTDNPYVSYNCLRVVETPTGETAAFGNGSHVDPIAEKLELGYPARDALATSLLALDYEKDDYDTPRIAATIDADGEALIGTVRKDALLVETVTEPTLVATYETDSPEAFDFEATTAEAAAQDAYDLEFEHAVCAAGVARTEDGFETAIENGDE; this comes from the coding sequence ATGTACGTCGGACGATTCCTGGTCGTGGGACCCGAGGCTGGCGCGTACCGCGTCTCCTCGCGGTCGTTCCCGAACCGCCAGATCACCGCTCGAGACGACGCGCTCACCGTCTCGCCGACCGAAGACGCGCCGCCGACCGACAACCCGTACGTCTCGTACAACTGCCTTCGAGTCGTCGAGACGCCGACGGGCGAGACGGCGGCGTTCGGAAACGGCTCGCACGTCGATCCGATCGCCGAGAAACTCGAGCTGGGGTATCCCGCCCGGGACGCCCTCGCGACGAGCCTGCTCGCGCTCGACTACGAGAAAGACGACTACGACACCCCGCGGATCGCGGCGACGATCGACGCCGACGGCGAGGCGTTGATCGGCACCGTTCGCAAAGACGCCCTGCTCGTCGAGACCGTCACGGAGCCGACGCTGGTCGCGACCTACGAGACGGATTCGCCCGAGGCGTTCGACTTCGAGGCGACGACGGCCGAAGCAGCCGCCCAGGACGCGTACGACCTCGAGTTCGAGCACGCGGTCTGTGCGGCTGGCGTCGCCCGCACCGAGGACGGGTTCGAGACGGCGATCGAGAACGGCGACGAGTAA
- a CDS encoding metallophosphoesterase family protein: protein MRVGLISDVHANRVALEAVLEDMPSVDALACAGDVVGYNPWPAACVDALRSRDVPTVMGNHDLAVVERSSFRFNELASAGVEYAQQQLDAEQRRWLESLPTERREFDGRVKLVHGHPDDPNRYTYPEEFSPRLLGDEDVLVLGHTHVQHVERYAEGIVVNPGSVGQPRDGDPRAAYAVVDLEAMTVDTCRVEYDVDAVRKTVEEARLPERIGTRLTRGQ from the coding sequence ATGCGAGTCGGACTCATCTCCGACGTCCACGCGAACCGGGTCGCTCTCGAGGCGGTCCTCGAGGACATGCCGTCGGTCGACGCGCTTGCCTGTGCGGGCGACGTCGTCGGCTACAACCCGTGGCCCGCGGCGTGCGTCGACGCGCTCCGGTCCCGTGACGTGCCGACGGTGATGGGCAACCACGACCTGGCCGTCGTCGAGCGCAGTTCGTTTCGGTTCAACGAACTGGCCAGCGCCGGCGTCGAATACGCACAGCAGCAACTGGACGCCGAGCAGCGCCGCTGGCTCGAGTCGCTGCCGACCGAGCGTCGGGAGTTCGACGGGCGAGTGAAACTCGTCCACGGCCACCCGGACGATCCGAACCGCTACACCTACCCCGAGGAGTTCTCGCCGCGTCTGCTCGGCGACGAGGACGTGCTCGTGCTCGGACACACGCACGTCCAGCACGTCGAACGCTACGCCGAGGGGATCGTCGTCAATCCCGGCAGCGTCGGCCAGCCGCGCGACGGCGATCCCCGGGCCGCCTACGCCGTCGTCGACCTCGAGGCGATGACCGTCGACACCTGCCGCGTCGAGTACGACGTCGACGCCGTCCGAAAGACGGTCGAGGAGGCGAGACTCCCCGAGCGCATCGGGACGCGTCTGACCCGCGGGCAGTGA
- a CDS encoding tryptophanase produces the protein MVAYKSKMVERISLPSREQRERNLEAAGYNVFNLDAADVFVDLLTDSGTGTMSDAQWAALIRGDEAYAGSSSFDRLESAVQDVMGFPYVVPAHQGRGAENVLYGTLLSEGDVALNNTHFDTTRAHVANQGAEPVDCPVDAAHDPDSDEPFKGNFSVERAREVVDEVGAENVPVVVSTITNNSAAGQPVSVENTRAAREFADEIDATFVIDACRFAENASFVTEREATFTNASVADVAREQLGYADALVMSGKKDGLANAGGFVATTDRDLYEACKQRAILYEGFPTYGGMAGRDMAAMAVGLREAVEEAYVADRIDQVRELGAALEAAGVPIYTPTGGHAVYLDAEAIFPTVPAGQFPGQVLVCELYREGGVRGVELGSFAFPNTDRPELVRLALPRRTYHREHIEHVVDTAAAVLENRTEVTGLRIESEPEIPELRHFTAELEPVPS, from the coding sequence ATGGTCGCCTACAAGTCCAAGATGGTCGAACGGATCTCGCTGCCCAGTCGGGAGCAGCGGGAACGAAACCTCGAGGCCGCCGGCTACAACGTCTTCAACCTCGACGCCGCCGACGTGTTCGTCGACCTGCTCACGGACAGCGGAACGGGGACGATGAGCGACGCCCAGTGGGCCGCGCTGATCCGTGGCGACGAGGCTTACGCCGGGTCGTCGAGTTTCGACCGCCTCGAGTCGGCCGTCCAGGACGTGATGGGCTTTCCGTACGTCGTCCCGGCCCACCAGGGTCGAGGAGCGGAGAACGTCCTCTACGGAACCCTGCTCTCGGAGGGCGACGTCGCGCTGAACAACACCCACTTCGACACCACTCGCGCTCACGTGGCGAACCAGGGCGCAGAGCCGGTCGACTGTCCGGTCGACGCCGCCCACGATCCCGACAGCGACGAACCGTTCAAGGGGAACTTCTCGGTCGAGCGCGCCCGCGAGGTCGTCGACGAGGTCGGCGCCGAGAACGTTCCCGTCGTCGTATCGACGATCACGAACAACTCGGCGGCGGGACAGCCGGTGAGCGTCGAGAACACCCGCGCCGCCCGCGAGTTCGCCGACGAGATCGACGCGACGTTCGTGATCGACGCCTGCCGGTTCGCGGAGAACGCCTCCTTCGTCACGGAGCGAGAGGCGACGTTCACGAACGCGTCGGTCGCCGACGTCGCCCGCGAGCAACTTGGCTACGCCGACGCCCTGGTGATGAGCGGGAAGAAAGACGGGCTCGCCAACGCCGGCGGGTTCGTCGCGACGACCGACCGTGACCTCTACGAGGCCTGCAAACAGCGGGCCATCCTCTACGAGGGCTTTCCCACCTACGGCGGGATGGCCGGCAGGGATATGGCGGCGATGGCGGTCGGCCTCCGGGAAGCCGTCGAGGAGGCCTACGTCGCGGATCGAATCGATCAGGTTCGCGAACTCGGTGCCGCTCTGGAGGCGGCGGGCGTCCCGATCTACACGCCCACGGGCGGTCACGCGGTCTACCTCGACGCAGAAGCGATCTTCCCGACGGTCCCGGCCGGTCAGTTCCCTGGCCAGGTGCTCGTCTGCGAACTCTACCGCGAAGGCGGCGTCCGCGGCGTCGAACTCGGGAGTTTCGCGTTCCCCAACACCGACCGTCCCGAACTCGTCCGGCTCGCACTCCCGCGTCGGACCTACCACCGCGAGCACATCGAACACGTCGTCGACACGGCGGCCGCCGTCCTCGAGAACCGCACCGAGGTGACGGGGCTTCGCATCGAGAGCGAACCCGAGATCCCCGAACTTCGCCACTTCACCGCCGAACTCGAGCCCGTTCCCTCCTGA
- a CDS encoding long-chain fatty acid--CoA ligase — MAGYDQTLRPFLWRAERLYPDRELVSRTHEGIERYTYGDYAERIRQLANALEAAGVGEGDRVGTFCWNHHRHAEVYFAAPNVGGQLHTINPLLPPKHIQYIVENAADRLIFVDPSLLEVLEDAYDAEAFENVEQFVVMGAAVPETDLESVVDYESFIGEHDGDYEWPELDEELPAGMCYTSGTTGEPKGVEYTQKMLWSHTMATLTPMGLGIDDSDVVMPVVPMFHVNAWGLPFSSTAAGAKHVYPGPAPDPADLAALIEEEGVTLTAGVPTVWLGLLEYIENNEVDLSSLERIVIGGSAAPRSVIRRFDELGVEVVHAWGMTETAPIGTVSHLKPDLEDLPKDQQYEKRTKQGLIVPGLEFKVVDDDGEEVPWNSAERSSADRSSGQSPREDGEDFGELLIRGPWVTDSYFKRPEADETDFEGSWLKTGDIVSVDRDGYVKIVDRAKDVIKSGGEWISSVELENTIMAHDAVAEATVVGVPHEKWQERPAAFVVPVDDADVDRDALEADLHETIAGEFVDWWTPDAIVFIDEVPKTATGKFDKKVLREEYADEELLADE, encoded by the coding sequence ATGGCAGGATACGACCAGACCCTGCGACCATTCCTCTGGCGCGCCGAACGACTGTACCCGGACAGGGAACTCGTCTCGCGGACGCACGAGGGAATCGAACGATACACCTACGGCGACTACGCCGAACGGATCCGACAGCTGGCCAACGCGCTCGAGGCCGCGGGCGTCGGGGAAGGTGATCGGGTCGGTACCTTCTGCTGGAACCACCACCGGCACGCGGAGGTGTACTTCGCAGCGCCGAACGTCGGCGGACAACTCCACACGATCAACCCACTGCTCCCACCCAAACACATCCAGTACATCGTCGAGAACGCCGCCGACCGGCTGATATTCGTCGACCCGTCCCTGCTCGAGGTGCTCGAGGACGCCTACGACGCCGAGGCCTTCGAGAACGTCGAACAGTTCGTCGTGATGGGCGCTGCGGTCCCGGAGACCGACCTCGAATCCGTCGTCGACTACGAGTCGTTCATCGGCGAGCACGACGGCGATTACGAGTGGCCGGAACTCGACGAAGAACTCCCGGCGGGAATGTGCTACACGTCGGGGACGACGGGCGAGCCGAAAGGCGTCGAGTACACCCAGAAGATGCTCTGGAGTCACACGATGGCGACGCTGACGCCGATGGGCCTCGGAATCGACGATTCCGACGTCGTCATGCCCGTCGTGCCGATGTTCCACGTCAACGCCTGGGGGCTGCCGTTCTCCTCGACGGCCGCCGGCGCGAAACACGTCTACCCCGGCCCCGCACCCGATCCGGCGGATCTCGCGGCGCTCATCGAGGAGGAAGGCGTCACCCTCACCGCGGGCGTTCCGACGGTCTGGCTCGGCCTGCTCGAGTACATAGAGAACAACGAGGTCGACCTCTCCTCGCTCGAGCGGATCGTCATCGGCGGCAGCGCCGCGCCGCGGAGCGTCATCCGGCGATTCGACGAGCTGGGCGTCGAGGTCGTCCACGCCTGGGGAATGACCGAGACCGCCCCCATCGGCACTGTCTCGCACCTCAAGCCGGATCTCGAGGACCTCCCGAAAGACCAGCAGTACGAAAAGCGGACGAAACAGGGGCTGATCGTCCCCGGCCTCGAGTTCAAGGTCGTCGACGACGACGGTGAAGAAGTGCCATGGAATAGCGCGGAACGAAGTTCCGCGGACCGTTCGAGCGGGCAAAGCCCGCGAGAAGACGGTGAGGACTTCGGCGAACTCCTGATCCGCGGCCCGTGGGTCACCGACTCGTACTTCAAGCGCCCGGAGGCAGACGAGACCGACTTCGAGGGGTCGTGGCTCAAGACCGGCGACATCGTCAGCGTCGACCGCGACGGCTACGTCAAGATCGTCGACCGGGCGAAAGACGTCATCAAAAGCGGCGGCGAGTGGATCTCCTCGGTCGAACTCGAGAACACGATCATGGCCCACGACGCCGTCGCCGAGGCGACCGTCGTCGGCGTCCCCCACGAGAAGTGGCAGGAACGCCCCGCGGCGTTCGTCGTGCCGGTCGACGACGCCGACGTCGATCGCGACGCCCTCGAGGCAGACCTCCATGAGACGATCGCCGGCGAGTTCGTCGACTGGTGGACGCCGGACGCGATCGTCTTCATCGACGAGGTGCCGAAGACGGCGACCGGCAAGTTCGACAAGAAGGTGCTCCGCGAGGAGTACGCAGACGAGGAGTTACTCGCAGACGAGTGA
- a CDS encoding aspartate kinase — MRVVAKFGGTSLGSGDRINRAADSIAAAVEDGHEIAVVASAMGSTTDDLLDEITFEADEADQAQIVSMGERTSVRMLKAALSARGVDACFLEPGSDDWPVVTDEYGEVDVEETRKRALEVAADLEGVVPVITGFLAEGPDGSITTLGRGGSDTTAVMLGKYMEADEVVIVTDVEGVMTGDPNVVEGARNVGEISVDELRNLSFRGAEVVAPSALSYKDGDLDVRVVHYQHGDLLTGGTSIEGQFENLVDMREEPLACLTVAGRAIRNQPGVFQSLSAALGDHDVNIDAVASGMDTVTFYVDDEEAEFAENILHRQVIEQDALSSVTVDSPLAVVRVTGGELPNRPGIISEIVNPIENARINIHDLITSATSVAIFVDWDDREQTLEITQDLF, encoded by the coding sequence ATGCGCGTCGTAGCGAAGTTCGGCGGCACCAGTCTCGGAAGCGGTGATCGGATCAACCGCGCCGCCGACTCGATCGCCGCCGCAGTCGAAGACGGCCACGAGATCGCCGTCGTCGCCAGCGCGATGGGATCGACGACCGACGATCTTCTAGACGAGATCACGTTCGAGGCCGACGAGGCGGATCAGGCCCAGATCGTCAGTATGGGCGAGCGCACGTCCGTTCGCATGCTCAAGGCTGCGCTCTCGGCTCGTGGCGTCGACGCGTGCTTCCTGGAACCCGGCAGCGACGACTGGCCAGTCGTCACCGACGAGTACGGCGAGGTCGACGTCGAGGAGACCCGCAAACGCGCACTCGAGGTCGCAGCAGATCTCGAGGGCGTGGTTCCCGTCATCACCGGCTTCCTCGCGGAAGGCCCCGACGGGTCGATCACGACGCTCGGGCGTGGCGGCTCCGACACGACGGCCGTGATGCTCGGCAAGTACATGGAGGCCGACGAGGTCGTGATCGTCACCGACGTCGAGGGCGTCATGACCGGCGATCCCAACGTCGTCGAAGGTGCCCGTAACGTCGGTGAGATCTCCGTCGACGAACTCCGGAACCTCTCGTTTCGGGGCGCGGAAGTGGTCGCGCCCTCGGCGCTGTCGTACAAGGACGGCGACCTCGACGTTCGCGTCGTCCACTACCAGCACGGCGACCTCCTGACCGGCGGCACCAGCATCGAAGGCCAGTTCGAGAACCTGGTGGACATGCGCGAGGAGCCACTCGCCTGTCTCACCGTCGCCGGCCGCGCCATCCGCAACCAGCCCGGCGTCTTCCAGTCGCTGTCGGCCGCCCTCGGCGACCACGACGTCAACATCGACGCCGTCGCCAGCGGCATGGACACTGTCACCTTCTACGTCGACGACGAGGAAGCCGAGTTCGCCGAGAACATCCTCCACCGACAGGTCATCGAACAGGACGCGCTCTCGAGTGTCACCGTCGACTCGCCGCTGGCCGTCGTTCGCGTCACCGGCGGTGAACTCCCCAACCGACCCGGTATCATCAGCGAGATCGTCAACCCGATCGAGAACGCCCGGATCAACATCCACGACCTCATCACGAGCGCGACCAGCGTCGCTATCTTCGTCGACTGGGACGATCGCGAGCAGACCCTCGAGATCACCCAGGACCTGTTCTAG